A window of Oncorhynchus kisutch isolate 150728-3 linkage group LG10, Okis_V2, whole genome shotgun sequence contains these coding sequences:
- the LOC109887868 gene encoding zinc finger protein 646 isoform X3, producing the protein MYTPTMAMHDMSRVKGFPCKECDMVCPSTPSLLEHMKAHYQQEENGRFECEQCGRIYKHAGSLANHKKSHEVGSFQCPVCTRTLPNAVALKNHLRIHTLSPSSAQAEEDGGDEGAEDGHDERNYGLAQDLSDGFARSHLNNSGMGHGVMSHDPDDHKKSPVTDDAWDRPFKCDQCDRTYRHHGSLVNHKKCHQEGAFKCTVCYKQFNNLAALNGHERTHSKFKTPGASMVNNIHDSVTDQRSSAPQTDDAANCFCHLCQVALPNKSDFQEHILLHNAASSSLGLSRSFPGIMAHNLSTVRSPAYTPALGDPLPLPPLPNDKRGPFDPMLGPPVNNPIYTCAYCGAGHPDLESLKVHYLTHDPHPGSHGQDGILNTDGIGSNSNPSPSGERVQSSSDDGERRFKCQDCGKSYRHAGSLVNHKRSHQTGLYQCTICCKQYPHLAALHSHLRSHKGRTSNQSSLNTEGDWLSSEPLTLDSQNSYVQEGSGATTPISLPGNLGDAAHFVPDGGHSSGLDSLEFHDRFDGSLAQSNSGHSPLPQNHRQADRHMCTDCGEMYGDISGIKSHMCPQRRQNQGMSNGFMGNMSGYNSPGGAALPSGGGNVKESNGQRSQYGSQSHAQGGGKRMNKEDEDDGEVYQCSVCGNHYASLRALRSHLRSHANNPTGPGTSALSPNGEADWRIICSTCGQSFSRKQDLLNHQLIHGPQRSDAAAQSMGADPANTNGKMDGDGRNHICVDCGMFFADRHHLITHLCPGKGRGGVLSKEGLNGAKGMTGGDGVGGGGVGGPGGSRDMGGQDRRQQMPDSEDRPHKCDQCGRGYRHPCSLLNHKKSHKTGVFRCLVCQKRYYNLLALKNHQRTHFDLKSKAAAGTGRSGPQVAPDSETMALLEWHKCEECGKAFKIQKQLENHLRLHEEHRAKAHAQLAKLGNGRYQGGPSGMQAMRGESSKSQNPGMGEVKYGQQQQGFKQPYSEAGTSRAQNFDLQEGGRRPFACDECGRSYRHAGSLANHKNLHKIGEYHCNVCNSTYPNRLAMKNHLRLHFALKKHTCQECGKGFRTQKQLTTHHSAQLCKGAAGAVAQMDYECDGCCEGFATADQLAAHDCPAQQLPSSSASLNSSSLSIDGADLVPDERPYSCDICNCSYKHASSLLNHKHTHKTGTFTCTYCDKPYSNYMALRNHMRIHTQKKRHICHHCGKAFRLARFLRNHQKVHEEGHTRFGCTSCGKSFQGRSGLARHRCGENQVGKEGRRMATASTTGGEECRYTCDQCGRSYAHASSLLNHKNTHTVGIYHCAVCLKTYSNLLALKNHRRIHSEIRRHRCPECGKAFRVSSQLNSHRRVHLKERELTCGPCQRSFPSQASFRLHQEISHGQAPRPPQQKQAMAGGASGGTSGGGSSGLNWDSGLDLTLLQAQGLVPNGLPKINSLSFQGPSGSRSRGATGTKSHVCNQCGRGYLHASSLLNHKNSHKTGAYFCNSCQKEFPNLMSLKNHRRIHTEPKRFQCPDCGKSFRVSTQLICHRRIHTKEKPFSCQQCDKRFSSKSNLRHHQKVHWSSSAPPTMAMGAASFLARR; encoded by the exons ATGTATACGCCTACTATGGCAATGCATGATATGAGCCGTGTCAAGGGTTTCCCCTGTAAAGAGTGTGATATGGTTTGCCCCAGTACCCCTAGTCTATTAGAACACATGAAGGCTCACTACCAGCAAGAAGAAAATGGCAGGTTTGAGTGTGAGCAATGTGGCCGCATCTATAAGCATGCTGGCAGCCTGGCCAACCATAAGAAATCCCATGAAGTGGGTTCCTTTCAGTGCCCAGTCTGCACCAGAACCCTGCCCAATGCTGTGGCTCTGAAGAACCACCTCCGTATCCACACCCTATCCCCAAGCAGTGCCCAGGCAGAGGAAGACGGTGGTGACGAAGGCGCTGAAGACGGACATGATGAGAGGAACTATGGTCTTGCACAGGACCTGTCTGATGGCTTTGCCCGCAGTCACCTGAACAACAGTGGAATGGGTCATGGTGTGATGTCACATGACCCAGATGATCATAAGAAGTCACCTGTAACCGATGATGCCTGGGATCGTCCATTCAAATGCGATCAGTGTGATAGGACCTACCGCCACCATGGGAGCCTGGTTAATCACAAGAAATGTCATCAGGAAGGGGCGTTCAAGTGCACCGTCTGTTACAAGCAGTTCAACAACCTGGCTGCTCTCAATGGTCATGAGCGAACCCACTCAAAGTTTAAGACTCCTGGAGCATCGATGGTTAACAACATACATGACTCTGTGACTGATCAGCGTTCGTCTGCTCCCCAAACCGATGATGCAGCTAACTGCTTCTGCCACCTGTGCCAGGTAGCTTTGCCCAACAAGAGTGACTTCCAGGAGCACATCCTGTTGCATAATGCAGCCTCCTCTTCACTGGGTCTTTCCCGTAGTTTCCCTGGGATAATGGCGCACAATCTCAGCACTGTCCGCTCCCCAGCATACACACCTGCCCTGGGTGACCCTCTGCCCCTTCCTCCTTTGCCAAATGATAAACGTGGCCCCTTTGACCCAATGCTTGGACCTCCTGTTAATAATCCCATTTACACTTGTGCATACTGTGGGGCTGGGCATCCTGATCTGGAGAGCCTCAAAGTTCATTACCTGACCCATGACCCCCACCCAGGCTCCCATGGTCAGGATGGTATCCTGAACACTGATGGGATtggctctaactctaacccatcACCATCTGGAGAGAGAGTGCAATCTTCTTCTGATGATGGCGAACGTCGTTTCAAGTGTCAGGATTGTGGGAAAAGCTACCGCCATGCTGGAAGCCTGGTCAACCACAAGCGCTCCCACCAGACTGGCCTCTACCAGTGTACCATCTGCTGCAAGCAGTATCCGCACTTGGCAGCCTTGCATAGCCACCTCCGCAGCCATAAGGGAAGAACATCCAACCAATCATCCCTCAACACTGAAGGCGACTGGCTCTCCTCTGAACCCCTGACACTTGACTCTCAGAATAGTTATGTGCAGGAGGGGAGCGGCGCAACcacccctatctccctccctggaAATCTTGGTGACGCTGCTCACTTTGTACCTGATGGTGGACACAGCAGTGGCTTGGATTCACTGGAGTTCCATGACCGATTTGATGGCTCCCTTGCCCAGAGCAACTCTGGGCACTCCCCTCTTCCCCAGAACCACCGCCAGGCTGATAGACACATGTGCACTGACTGTGGAGAAATGTATGGAGACATCTCTGGCATCAAGTCTCACATGTGCCCCCAACGGCGACAGAACCAGGGGATGTCCAATGGATTCATGGGAAACATGAGTGGCTACAACAGTCCTGGAGGCGCTGCGCTCCCTTCAGGTGGAGGAAATGTGAAAGAGAGCAATGGACAGCGCTCTCAGTATGGTTCTCAGTCCCATGCCCAAGGAGGGGGGAAAAGGATGAATAAAGAAGATGAAGATGATGGTGAAGTGTACCAGTGCTCCGTGTGTGGAAACCATTATGCCAGCCTCAGAGCTCTGAGGAGCCATCTGCGCAGCCATGCTAACAATCCCACAGGGCCTGGGACTTCGGCACTTTCTCCTAACGGTGAGGCAGACTGGAGGATTATCTGCAGCACCTGTGGCCAGAGCTTCTCCAGAAAGCAAGACCTGTTAAACCACCAACTGATTCATGGGCCACAAAGGTCAGATGCAGCAGCGCAGAGCATGGGGGCCGATCCCGCCAATACTAATGGAAAAATGGATGGTGATGGGAGGAATCACATTTGCGTTGACTGTGGCATGTTCTTTGCTGATCGCCATCACCTGATTACTCACCTGTGTCCtgggaagggaagaggaggagtgcTGAGCAAAGAAGGATTGAATGGCGCTAAAGGGATGACTGGCGGAGACGGAGTTGGTGGCGGCGGAGTTGGAGGACCTGGGGGCAGTCGTGATATGGGAGGACAGGACCGTAGACAACAGATGCCAGATTCGGAGGATCGACCCCACAAATGTGACCAGTGTGGAAGGGGCTACAGGCACCCTTGCTCCCTGCTCAACCACAAGAAATCTCACAAGACCGGAGTCTTCAGATGCCTTGTCTGCCAGAAGCGCTACTACAACCTGCTTGCCCTCAAGAACCACCAGAGGACCCACTTTGATTTAAAAAG CAAGGCTGCCGCTGGCACAGGGAGAAGCGGTCCCCAAGTGGCACCCGATTCCGAAACGATGGCTTTACTTGAATG GCACAAGTGTGAGGAGTGTGGGAAGGCCTTCAAGATCCAGAAGCAGCTGGAAAACCACCTTCGGCTCCATGAAGAACACAGAGCAAAGGCTCACGCCCAGCTCGCAAAACTAGGCAATGGAAGGTATCAAGGAGGACCCTCTGGCATGCAGGCCATGAGAGGAGAATCGTCCAAATCCCAGAACCCTGGAATGGGGGAAGTCAAGtatggacaacaacaacaaggcttCAAGCAACCCTACTCAGAGGCTGGCACTTCAAGGGCTCAGAATTTTGATCTACAAGAAGGGGGACGACGACCCTTCGCCTGTGATGAGTGTGGACGGAGCTATCGTCATGCAGGTAGCTTGGCCAATCACAAGAATCTTCACAAAATTGGCGAGTATCACTGCAATGTCTGCAACTCCACTTACCCGAACCGCCTGGCCATGAAAAACCATCTGCGTCTTCATTTTGCCCTCAAGAAGCACACTTGCCAGGAGTGCGGCAAAGGATTCCGTACCCAAAAGCAGCTGACCACCCACCACTCTGCACAGCTCTGCAAGGGGGCTGCAGGTGCTGTTGCTCAAATGGATTACGAGTGTGATGGGTGCTGTGAGGGTTTCGCTactgcagaccagctggctgcacaTGACTGCCCTGCTCAGCAGCTCCCTTCATCCTCTGCCTCCCTCAACAGCTCAAGCCTCAGCATCGATGGGGCTGACCTTGTGCCAGATGAACGCCCCTACAGCTGTGACATCTGCAACTGCTCTTACAAACATGCCAGCAGCTTGCTGaaccacaagcacacacacaagacGGGCACCTTTACTTGCACCTACTGCGACAAGCCGTACTCCAACTACATGGCCCTGCGCAACCACATGCGCATTCACACGCAGAAGAAGAGGCACATCTGCCACCACTGTGGGAAAGCATTCCGGCTAGCCAGATTCCTCCGCAATCACCAGAAGGTCCATGAGGAGGGCCACACACGCTTTGGCTGCACCAGCTGCGGGAAGAGCTTCCAGGGGAGGTCAGGCCTGGCGAGGCACCGCTGCGGGGAGAACCAGGTAGGCAAGGAGGGCAGGAGGATGGCCACTGCAAGCACGACAGGGGGAGAAGAGTGCCGGTACAC ATGTGACCAGTGTGGCCGCTCCTACGCCCATGCCAGCTCCCTCCTGAACCACAAAAACACCCACACCGTCGGCATTTACCACTGTGCTGTGTGCCTCAAGACCTATTCCAACCTCCTGGCCCTCAAGAACCACCGGCGCATCCATTCAGAGATTCGGCGTCACCGCTGCCCAGAATGCGGCAAGGCTTTCCGTGTCTCCTCCCAGCTCAACAGCCACCGTCGCGTCCACCTAAAGGAGAGGGAGCTAACTTGTGGCCCCTGCCAGCGCAGCTTCCCCAGCCAGGCCAGCTTCCGGCTCCACCAGGAGATCTCCCACGGCCAAGCCCCCAGGCCCCCCCAGCAGAAACAGGCCATGGCTGGGGGAGCCTCTGGGGGCACATCCGGGGGCGGGAGCTCAGGCCTTAACTGGGACTCCGGCCTGGATCTCACGCTGTTGCAGGCCCAAGGACTGGTCCCCAATGGACTACCCAAAATTAACTCCCTGTCCTTCCAAGGCCCCAGTGGCAGCAGGAGCCGTGGGGCGACGGGGACCAAGTCGCACGTCTGCAACCAGTGCGGCCGAGGCTACCTCCACGCCAGCTCCCTCCTCAACCACAAAAACAGTCACAAAACAGGCGCCTACTTCTGTAACTCCTGTCAGAAGGAGTTTCCCAACCTGATGTCCCTCAAGAACCACCGGCGTATTCACACTGAGCCCAAACGTTTCCAGTGCCCCGACTGCGGAAAGTCCTTCCGTGTGTCCACCCAGCTCATCTGCCACAGGCGCATCCACACCAAGGAAAAGCCCTTTTCCTGCCAGCAATGCGACAAGCGCTTCTCCAGCAAGTCCAACCTGCGCCACCATCAGAAGGTGCACTGGAGCAGCTCAGCGCCCCCCACCATGGCCATGGGCGCTGCCAGCTTCTTGG CACGAAGATGA